In Crassostrea angulata isolate pt1a10 chromosome 6, ASM2561291v2, whole genome shotgun sequence, a genomic segment contains:
- the LOC128187381 gene encoding E3 ubiquitin-protein ligase E3D-like: protein MNHTLLNCQEVRLYAEYKPTMGYINIQLFSQRLSENISLDSNVCVENDTIRVEDVESSVAFKFKDIVFEPTTCRNLQYDKKGEVTLTVQVKRPSSETLTVVHRSHNQQEEFVREIKANQNNCFCQVCGAKILKDSCHFLRVMPLPSENWSDFSDMWFCHNHSHSNDSGQATNNPVSSDLKLRPKLKDCLVAETYFLVVSDQIKEGNIQSKEDVSVYCRRCRNLLGEVMPREKNGVSSSDRKVTKILRSSVLFHLDLKPHGPEREPVQHRGFEVEDMFASLLMDHSRMYTSFKLYVTSSTEGKPFHCLIWIIDPKLLIYKGSSHSTHEFLAPLTAVKVLFKALLEHDSESEKEQKEWKKDNSIHITALPYASCLTLLQLLINNSKSLPIKCRKHEEFNVGYLKFQKKAATQC from the exons attgTCTGAGAACATATCATTAGACAGCAATGTTTGTGTGGAAAATGACACTATTAGGGTAGAAGATGTGGAATCGAGTGTTGCTTTCAAATTTAAAGACATTGTGTTTGAACCAACAACATgcaggaatttacagtatgataAGAAAGGAGAGGTCACATTGACAGTACAGGTCAAGAGGCCCAGCAGTGAGACGCTGACTGTTGTACATAGAAGTCATAATCAACAAGAAGAGTTTGTTCGAGAAATAAAGGCAAACCAAAATAACTGTTTTTGTCAAGTTTGTGGAGCAAAAATTCTGAAAGATTCTTG TCATTTTTTACGTGTGATGCCCCTCCCCTCGGAGAATTGGTCCGATTTCTCAGACATGTGGTTTTGTCACAATCATTCACATTCAAATGACAGCGGTCAGGCAACCAACAATCCTGTGAGCTCAGACTTAAAGCTTAGACCAAAGTTAAAGGACTGCTTGGTTGCGGAAACTTACTTCCTGGTTGTGTCTGATCAAATCAAGGAAGGAAACATTCAGTCTAAAGAAGATGTCAGTGTGTATTGTAGGCGTTGTAGAAATCTACTGGGTGAAGTGATGCCCAGAGAGAAAAACG GTGTTTCTAGCAGTGATCGGAAAGTCACAAAAATTCTCAGGAGTTCAGTCCTTTTCCACTTGGATCTAAAACCACATGGTCCTGAAAGGGAACCAGTACAGCATAG GGGGTTTGAGGTAGAGGACATGTTTGCCAGTCTTCTGATGGACCACAGCAGAATGTACACAAGCTTCAAATTGTATGTCACCAGTTCCACAGAAGGCAAACCGTTTCATTGTTTA ATATGGATTATTGATCCCAAACTGCTGATTTATAAGGGAAGTTCGCATTCTACACATGAATTCCTTGCTCCACTCACTGCTGTAAAAGTTTTATTCAAAGCATTATTAGAGCATGATAGCGAAAG tgaaaaagaACAAAAGGAATGGAAGAAAGACAACTCAATTCATATAACTGCCCTTCCTTACGCAAGCTGCCTCACACTCTTACAGTTACTGATTAATAATTCCAAATCCTTGCCCATAAAATGCAGAAAACATGAGGAATTCAAT GTAGGATATTTGAAATTCCAAAAGAAAGCAGCAACTCAATGCTAA